Proteins encoded together in one Myxococcales bacterium window:
- a CDS encoding PBP1A family penicillin-binding protein, producing MNEARAEGLAERGAPKGEKAKADKAPKKRTFGQVVWRVTKAVALAAVLLAVAGVVAIVLVIQHYEKDLPSVIDVKSNYRPPQTTRVLAKDGTLLAELFTERRTVIPFKDVPVHTRLAVLAAEDAGFYQHKGVNWFGIARAVVVNLRSGRVRQGGSTITQQVCKNVLLDAEHSYRRKVREAILAGRLEEQLTKDEIFEIYLNHIYFGHGRFGIEEAARGAFGKAARELTIGESALLAGTIAGPESFSPRRDLKRALQRKKFVLDQMREKHFLDDAQYEAALAEPVRLVPLVEPQSELAPEAVAIARRMLLELEPDRAGRGGFTITTTIDPKMQAAARKAVRENLLAYDKRHGLTGGLRAPKAEEPPKKGKKPAPKGKEPQAFEGTPSFESHKVYVGVVTGADDTAGTVDVRVGTASGYFKIAELERYNPERKPASDFAPVGARVRVSLLAPVPSPEDEKVHKGKVPLRVELGPESAFVAVDVRTRDVLALVGSYEGQAGTLDRATQARRQPGSTFKPIVYSYALSSRRFTPATLVDVNPAPFGPYKPTNYEGYTGKDPLRLREALANSVNVVAVRVLEDVGPANVVDWARAMGIRSTLKPDLSLALGSYEVEPMELVGAYATFAAGGVYDEPRVVTKIVGPDGKEIDLKPPPPSRRVLDAEVAYLTTSLMTSVVDHGTAQRAKVLGRPVAGKTGTSNDAKDTWFAGFSTDVAAVVWVGFDDSKSLGPQEAGGVTALPAWISFMKAAHEGKAKSDFPRPAGIVEAKIDTHSGKLAYPGDEDVMTEVFLQGTEPTEVSEPYAGDGGAEGGRPLEADAGAPTPTSEPDAALPALPKPE from the coding sequence GTGAACGAGGCACGGGCAGAGGGGCTCGCCGAGCGTGGGGCTCCGAAGGGTGAGAAGGCGAAGGCCGACAAGGCGCCGAAGAAGCGCACGTTCGGGCAGGTCGTCTGGCGTGTCACGAAGGCCGTGGCGCTCGCTGCCGTGCTGCTCGCCGTCGCGGGGGTCGTCGCGATCGTGCTCGTCATCCAGCACTACGAGAAGGACCTGCCGAGCGTCATCGACGTGAAGTCGAACTACCGGCCCCCGCAGACGACGCGCGTGCTCGCGAAAGATGGCACCCTGCTCGCCGAGCTCTTCACCGAGCGGCGCACGGTCATCCCCTTCAAAGACGTGCCCGTGCACACGCGCCTCGCGGTGCTCGCCGCCGAGGACGCCGGGTTTTACCAACACAAGGGCGTCAACTGGTTCGGCATCGCGCGCGCCGTCGTCGTCAACTTGCGCTCGGGGCGTGTGCGGCAGGGCGGCTCGACGATCACGCAGCAGGTCTGCAAGAACGTGCTGCTCGACGCGGAGCACTCGTACCGCCGCAAGGTGCGCGAGGCCATCTTGGCCGGTCGGCTCGAGGAGCAGCTCACGAAGGACGAGATCTTCGAGATCTACCTGAACCACATCTACTTCGGGCACGGCCGCTTCGGCATCGAGGAGGCCGCGCGCGGCGCGTTCGGCAAGGCGGCGCGTGAGCTCACCATCGGCGAGAGCGCGCTCCTCGCGGGCACGATCGCCGGGCCCGAGTCGTTCTCTCCGAGGCGCGATCTGAAGCGCGCGCTCCAGCGGAAGAAGTTCGTGCTCGACCAGATGCGCGAGAAACACTTCTTGGACGACGCGCAGTACGAAGCGGCCCTCGCCGAGCCGGTGCGCCTCGTGCCCCTCGTGGAGCCGCAGAGCGAGCTCGCCCCCGAGGCCGTCGCCATCGCGCGCCGCATGCTCCTCGAGCTCGAGCCCGATCGCGCCGGGCGCGGCGGGTTCACCATCACGACCACGATCGACCCGAAAATGCAGGCCGCGGCGCGCAAGGCCGTGCGCGAGAACCTGCTCGCGTACGACAAACGCCACGGGCTCACCGGGGGCCTGCGCGCCCCCAAGGCCGAGGAGCCGCCGAAGAAGGGCAAGAAGCCCGCGCCCAAGGGCAAAGAGCCGCAGGCCTTCGAGGGCACGCCGAGCTTCGAGTCGCACAAGGTGTACGTCGGCGTCGTCACGGGGGCCGACGACACGGCCGGCACGGTCGACGTGCGCGTGGGCACGGCCTCGGGCTATTTCAAGATCGCGGAGCTCGAGCGCTACAACCCCGAGCGAAAGCCCGCGAGCGACTTCGCCCCGGTCGGCGCGAGGGTGCGCGTGAGCCTGCTCGCGCCCGTGCCCTCTCCCGAGGACGAGAAGGTGCACAAGGGCAAGGTGCCGCTCCGCGTGGAGCTCGGGCCCGAGTCGGCGTTCGTCGCCGTGGACGTGCGCACCCGCGACGTGCTCGCGCTCGTCGGGAGCTACGAAGGCCAGGCAGGGACGCTCGATCGTGCGACGCAGGCCCGCAGGCAGCCAGGCTCCACCTTCAAGCCCATCGTGTACTCGTACGCGCTCTCGTCGCGCAGGTTTACTCCGGCCACGCTCGTCGACGTGAACCCGGCGCCTTTCGGACCGTACAAGCCCACGAACTACGAGGGCTACACCGGCAAAGACCCGCTCCGCCTGCGCGAGGCGCTCGCCAACTCGGTGAACGTGGTCGCCGTGCGAGTGCTCGAGGACGTGGGCCCCGCGAACGTGGTCGATTGGGCGCGCGCGATGGGCATAAGGTCCACGTTGAAGCCCGATCTGTCGCTCGCGCTCGGCAGCTACGAGGTGGAGCCGATGGAGCTCGTCGGGGCGTACGCCACGTTCGCCGCGGGCGGCGTGTACGACGAGCCGCGCGTGGTGACCAAGATCGTGGGGCCCGACGGCAAAGAGATCGATCTCAAGCCCCCTCCGCCCTCGCGGCGCGTGCTCGACGCGGAGGTCGCGTACCTCACGACGAGCCTCATGACGAGCGTCGTCGATCACGGCACGGCGCAGCGCGCGAAGGTGCTCGGGCGCCCGGTGGCCGGCAAGACGGGCACCAGCAACGACGCCAAAGACACGTGGTTCGCCGGGTTCTCGACGGACGTCGCGGCGGTCGTGTGGGTCGGCTTCGACGACTCCAAGTCGCTCGGGCCGCAAGAGGCCGGCGGCGTCACGGCGCTCCCCGCGTGGATCTCCTTCATGAAGGCCGCGCACGAGGGCAAGGCGAAGAGCGATTTTCCGCGGCCCGCGGGCATCGTCGAGGCCAAGATCGACACGCACTCGGGCAAGCTCGCCTACCCGGGCGACGAGGACGTGATGACCGAGGTGTTCCTCCAGGGCACCGAGCCCACCGAGGTCTCCGAGCCCTACGCGGGCGACGGCGGCGCCGAAGGTGGGAGGCCGCTCGAGGCCGACGCCGGTGCGCCTACGCCCACGTCCGAGCCCGACGCGGCCCTCCCCGCGCTCCCGAAGCCGGAGTGA